From a region of the Erythrobacter neustonensis genome:
- a CDS encoding ATP-binding cassette domain-containing protein, with translation MRRNQGLSNLRAVVIHKAKAKKAMRAKLRARLFARRAAIDSRVDSNDAGAASAALLDDIAALEDIVIRRPAVFAGLARAALSVALVALAGWKAAALLALALGALPVLLRHLTLHLTAKPSAQLADAVVALRKAMTEFAAVRAEIAAYGLTARIIKALAPLEAAHDRAKTQLVKAEAMMGGVQTLYTAAVVAMVFALSDGVAPIVALAVLAGGAGVEATGGLARNALRKTGIERSLARLAALSRSREVAAPYEVRPTPAAPLMLGAIAIVPGERVAISGISGSGKTRLIEALAGLRPTVHSLRVGGLPIDEVSADDLRCQFALAPQDPALLVGTVADNLRIAAPGIDAEIMLAALRIVALEARIATAPDGLDTWLASDGGFLSGGERKRLALACALLARRAWLLLDEPTEGLDSGTEQAVIDNLDAWLAQTGTGSVMVSHRPEPLRLAQCVVSIGSLYLGQRASVRVADQDSADTSQPLPCIITPSAGLKCLAKPLCKFCASSGRKAAQIAWPSCARNSLESSCRKLDHDKMPRGSKSKGNPLSFSRMNLKKYLAGAEGSPPRNDPNT, from the coding sequence ATGCGCAGGAACCAGGGCTTGTCGAACTTGCGCGCCGTGGTCATCCACAAGGCAAAGGCGAAGAAAGCGATGAGGGCAAAGCTGCGCGCCCGCCTGTTCGCCCGCCGGGCCGCGATCGATTCCCGCGTGGACAGCAATGATGCGGGTGCTGCCAGCGCAGCCTTGCTCGACGATATTGCCGCACTGGAGGACATCGTCATCCGCCGGCCTGCGGTTTTTGCCGGATTGGCACGGGCCGCTCTCTCTGTAGCGCTGGTCGCCCTCGCCGGGTGGAAGGCTGCCGCGCTTCTGGCGCTGGCGCTTGGCGCCTTGCCGGTGCTCTTGCGCCATCTGACCCTGCATCTGACGGCCAAGCCATCGGCGCAGCTTGCCGATGCAGTCGTCGCCCTGCGAAAGGCGATGACCGAGTTTGCCGCCGTCCGCGCAGAAATCGCAGCCTATGGTTTGACAGCTCGGATCATTAAGGCGCTCGCTCCGCTGGAAGCCGCGCATGACCGCGCGAAAACGCAACTCGTCAAGGCTGAGGCGATGATGGGCGGGGTGCAGACCCTTTACACGGCAGCTGTCGTGGCGATGGTGTTTGCGCTGTCCGATGGCGTTGCCCCGATTGTCGCGCTCGCCGTGCTGGCGGGCGGGGCGGGGGTTGAGGCAACAGGCGGCCTTGCGCGTAATGCTCTGCGCAAAACGGGGATCGAGCGCTCGCTTGCTCGCCTGGCTGCACTCTCGCGTTCACGCGAGGTCGCGGCTCCCTATGAGGTCCGGCCGACACCGGCAGCGCCCCTCATGCTTGGCGCAATCGCAATCGTTCCGGGCGAGCGTGTCGCGATCAGCGGCATATCGGGTTCCGGCAAGACACGGCTGATCGAGGCCTTGGCCGGCCTGCGCCCTACGGTCCACTCGCTGCGCGTTGGAGGCTTGCCGATCGACGAGGTCAGCGCCGATGATCTGCGGTGTCAATTCGCGCTCGCGCCGCAGGATCCGGCGCTGCTTGTGGGCACGGTGGCCGATAACCTCCGCATCGCGGCCCCCGGGATCGACGCCGAGATCATGCTTGCGGCGCTCCGGATTGTTGCGCTTGAGGCGCGAATTGCCACCGCGCCCGATGGCCTCGACACCTGGCTGGCAAGCGATGGTGGATTCCTGTCGGGCGGTGAACGCAAGCGCTTGGCACTGGCCTGCGCGCTGCTGGCGCGGCGGGCGTGGCTATTGCTTGATGAACCGACCGAGGGACTGGACAGCGGCACGGAGCAGGCCGTGATCGACAATCTGGATGCCTGGCTCGCCCAAACCGGGACTGGATCGGTGATGGTCTCCCATCGCCCCGAGCCCCTTCGTTTGGCCCAATGTGTCGTATCGATCGGCTCGCTTTACTTGGGGCAAAGAGCTTCAGTCAGGGTAGCAGATCAAGACAGCGCCGATACAAGCCAGCCTTTGCCGTGCATCATCACGCCTTCAGCCGGTCTGAAGTGCTTGGCGAAGCCGCTGTGCAAATTTTGTGCATCTTCCGGTAGAAAAGCTGCGCAAATCGCATGGCCATCTTGCGCCCGGAATTCGCTCGAATCATCGTGTCGAAAATTGGACCACGACAAGATGCCACGGGGTTCCAAATCAAAAGGAAACCCATTATCTTTCAGTCGCATGAATCTGAAGAAATACTTGGCTGGGGCGGAAGGATCCCCACCCAGGAATGATCCAAACACCTGA